One genomic region from Leptolyngbyaceae cyanobacterium JSC-12 encodes:
- a CDS encoding glycosyltransferase (IMG reference gene:2510094155~PFAM: Glycosyl transferases group 1) translates to MKVAYLMNQHPYSSCTFIRREIVGVEACGFEVSRFSIRAPETKLVDEADIQEVNQTRYILGVGSVGLMVGVLRTALTKPSRFLKALKRTLKMGRVSDRGMMINLAYLAEACVLLKWLQDDQIEHVHAHFATNSTAVALLCHEMGGPSYSFTVHGPHEFDKPEALSLTDKIEQSAFVATISSFSKSQLFRWCGYKQWAKIQIIRCGVDDMFLTHPHVPLPQQLRFVCVGRLSEQKGHLLLIEAVSQLAAEGLEFKVVLVGDGPLRSQIETMITQLNLRNHVEITGWASNAEVRQQILESQIMVAPSFAEGLPVVIMESLALSRPVISTYIAGTPELVQPGKCGWLIPAGSVEALADAMRSAMQTPLPELEQMGKTGAALVVQNHNAAHEASRLADLFRKYAAEKASNS, encoded by the coding sequence ATGAAAGTTGCCTATTTAATGAATCAGCACCCCTATTCGAGTTGTACGTTTATTCGGCGAGAAATTGTTGGGGTTGAGGCGTGTGGATTTGAAGTTTCGCGATTTTCAATTCGTGCGCCCGAAACAAAACTGGTCGATGAAGCCGATATTCAAGAAGTAAATCAAACCCGCTACATTTTGGGAGTGGGTAGTGTTGGTTTGATGGTTGGAGTGTTGCGTACCGCACTGACAAAACCAAGCCGGTTTCTTAAGGCTCTGAAACGAACCCTCAAGATGGGACGAGTCAGCGATCGCGGCATGATGATCAACCTGGCATATCTTGCGGAAGCCTGTGTATTACTGAAATGGCTGCAAGATGACCAAATTGAGCATGTTCACGCCCATTTTGCCACCAACTCAACCGCTGTTGCCCTTCTATGCCATGAAATGGGTGGTCCTTCCTACAGTTTTACAGTTCACGGTCCACACGAATTTGACAAACCCGAAGCCCTTTCCCTGACCGACAAAATTGAACAATCTGCCTTTGTGGCAACGATTAGTTCTTTTAGCAAAAGCCAGTTGTTCCGTTGGTGCGGCTATAAGCAGTGGGCAAAGATTCAGATTATTCGTTGTGGCGTAGACGACATGTTTCTAACACATCCGCACGTTCCCCTACCGCAGCAACTCCGATTTGTCTGTGTTGGTCGCCTGAGTGAACAAAAAGGACATTTGCTACTCATCGAAGCGGTTAGTCAACTAGCAGCGGAAGGGTTGGAGTTCAAAGTTGTGCTGGTTGGCGATGGTCCGCTACGCAGCCAAATCGAAACGATGATCACTCAATTGAATTTGCGGAATCACGTCGAAATTACCGGATGGGCAAGCAATGCGGAAGTTCGGCAGCAGATTTTGGAATCTCAAATCATGGTAGCTCCCAGCTTTGCTGAAGGGCTGCCTGTTGTGATTATGGAATCTCTGGCGTTGTCACGTCCTGTCATCAGCACCTACATTGCAGGCACACCGGAACTTGTTCAACCTGGCAAATGTGGTTGGCTGATTCCGGCTGGCTCCGTAGAAGCACTGGCAGATGCCATGCGATCAGCGATGCAAACGCCTTTGCCAGAACTTGAGCAAATGGGCAAAACAGGTGCTGCCCTAGTTGTGCAAAATCACAATGCAGCCCACGAAGCAAGCCGATTAGCTGACCTGTTTCGGAAATACGCCGCTGAAAAAGCCAGCAACTCTTAA
- a CDS encoding membrane protein involved in the export of O-antigen and teichoic acid (IMG reference gene:2510094150~PFAM: Polysaccharide biosynthesis protein), producing MAKERVVETLRSDKHRETHQPLTLRHRIFRGTLWTLGGHILSQGLRFGSNLILTRLLYPEAFGLMALVYTFISGLEMFSDTGVHASIVQNKRGNDPVYLNTGWTVQVIRGGLLWLFACLLAQPAAAFYQEPMLAHLLPVVGLQPLFAGFYSTKMTIANRQLALGRLTLLDLSTQVVGLITIIVGAWLYKSVWALVVGALVAAALELILSHTLFEGTNNRFAWDKTALRELQRFGQWVFISTILTFLAFQSDRLIVPRLAGVSFLGIYTVAFTFSRVMSDVLNMLGSRVLFPSYAELVRERPERLYPVLKKARLFMVVINWAAAFFFILFGQQLIVLLYDNRYVDAGWMLQLLAIGLLVESIGSSYGNVLLARGNTFEMMVLQGLQVLLKLGGMFIGYVIGGEYGLIVGIVMSSLFFYPAQAICYQRLSLWQPEVDLPFLAVAMGAIALFFTF from the coding sequence ATGGCTAAAGAGCGAGTAGTTGAAACTTTACGCTCTGATAAACACAGAGAAACTCATCAACCTTTAACCCTAAGGCATCGAATATTTCGAGGAACGCTTTGGACTCTAGGGGGTCACATTCTCAGTCAGGGGTTGAGGTTTGGCAGCAACCTGATTTTGACTCGTTTGCTTTATCCTGAAGCATTTGGGTTAATGGCGCTGGTCTACACTTTCATTTCTGGCTTGGAAATGTTTTCGGATACTGGGGTTCATGCAAGTATTGTGCAGAATAAGCGCGGGAATGATCCTGTTTATCTAAATACAGGTTGGACTGTTCAAGTTATTCGGGGAGGGCTGCTGTGGCTTTTTGCGTGTTTGTTAGCTCAACCTGCTGCTGCGTTTTATCAAGAACCTATGCTTGCCCACCTCTTGCCTGTTGTGGGGTTGCAACCGTTGTTTGCGGGTTTTTACTCGACTAAGATGACAATTGCCAACCGTCAATTAGCGCTGGGACGCCTGACTTTGCTTGATTTGAGTACTCAGGTCGTAGGGTTGATTACGATTATTGTTGGCGCGTGGCTTTATAAATCGGTTTGGGCGCTGGTGGTAGGGGCACTGGTAGCAGCCGCTTTAGAACTGATTCTGAGTCATACGCTTTTTGAAGGAACAAATAATCGTTTTGCATGGGATAAGACTGCCCTGCGAGAACTTCAACGCTTTGGTCAGTGGGTTTTTATTAGTACGATCTTGACGTTTCTGGCTTTTCAAAGCGATCGCCTCATAGTGCCGCGACTGGCAGGGGTTTCCTTTCTGGGAATTTATACGGTTGCTTTTACGTTTTCTCGCGTCATGTCTGATGTGCTGAATATGTTAGGGTCTCGTGTCCTGTTTCCGTCCTATGCTGAATTGGTTCGAGAGCGCCCGGAGCGGCTTTATCCAGTCTTGAAGAAGGCTCGCTTGTTTATGGTGGTGATCAACTGGGCAGCCGCCTTTTTCTTCATTTTGTTTGGGCAACAGTTAATTGTGTTGCTGTACGATAACCGCTATGTTGATGCGGGTTGGATGTTGCAACTTTTGGCGATTGGGCTACTAGTGGAATCGATTGGGAGTAGTTACGGCAATGTACTGCTGGCAAGGGGCAATACATTTGAGATGATGGTACTTCAGGGATTGCAAGTGTTGTTGAAATTAGGAGGCATGTTTATTGGGTATGTCATTGGTGGTGAGTATGGTCTTATCGTTGGAATTGTGATGAGCAGTTTGTTTTTTTATCCTGCTCAGGCGATTTGCTATCAACGTCTCTCTCTCTGGCAGCCAGAAGTGGATTTGCCTTTTCTGGCAGTAGCCATGGGGGCGATCGCACTGTTTTTCACCTTTTAA
- a CDS encoding capsular exopolysaccharide biosynthesis protein (IMG reference gene:2510094153~PFAM: Chain length determinant protein; CobQ/CobB/MinD/ParA nucleotide binding domain~TIGRFAM: capsular exopolysaccharide family), which yields MQAGQNLQGLPLNGYNHLDSSSFASGDPGTEAAEGKPKGGFKLRPLLAILWRNAFLIGGITAVAGGLGCWSYLKTPRVYEGNFTILVEPITSQGRATDPTAISRAQVTQDNSSIDYPTLLEVLQSPELLSKIAAQIQTRYPEVSSSTLARDLNNQNFTVIRKGTNLLDSTRTIDVTYRGTDPQAVQFILDKLAEGYLRFSLEDRKTRIGGGVEFIEDQLPALQQRVNNLESQIQAIRQRYRFNDPNLENQEVADQLREVQEKRLDAETLLREQTTLYGNLQNQLRLTPEQGLAASALSQNPRYQDLLAQLKRVESQIAVSLARFNEESPIVQRLREQERNLNRLILKETNQILGQSSPGVPGSSQVVSFQDALRVSLIGQLVTSSNQAKALQARISQIVAKENELNRRLTELPALTRQYNTLQQQLDIATKTLNQFLLQRETLRVEAAQKEVPWEIISKPKLATNILTGAPIARRSKKALQMVIAGFGAGLMLGVLAALLRERVRNVFVTANDLQDAVSLPFLGVIPSASNRVSGYSNGKGIRVADPFIGAFSSLYANLRFLNPSSSIRSLAIGSVEPGDGKTTVALNLAQMAASMGQRVLLVDANFYAPQIHTLLDLSNQRGLTDILRQKVDLEDVLQRSSLDGNLSVLVAGPVQPDATKLFASNEMRSLAGQIQEMFDLVIYDTPALDGLTDVNFLTAQTDGMVMVVGVNKTKRSKFNQILEGLKKYRLPVAGIVANHTVRGQAYYPISPQESLPDGMPSAFLGKLKEPSDAAVRSASIVENFQDG from the coding sequence ATGCAAGCTGGACAGAATCTTCAGGGTTTGCCCTTGAATGGTTATAACCATTTAGACAGTTCTTCATTCGCATCAGGTGATCCTGGCACAGAGGCTGCAGAGGGCAAGCCCAAAGGTGGATTCAAACTACGTCCGCTCTTGGCAATTCTCTGGCGCAATGCATTCTTAATTGGCGGCATCACTGCGGTTGCTGGTGGCTTAGGTTGCTGGAGTTATCTCAAAACACCTAGAGTATATGAAGGTAATTTTACAATTCTGGTTGAGCCAATTACCTCGCAGGGACGTGCTACCGACCCAACTGCCATTTCTCGTGCTCAAGTCACCCAGGATAACAGTTCCATTGACTACCCTACCTTGCTAGAGGTTCTGCAAAGCCCTGAGCTATTGTCTAAAATTGCTGCTCAAATTCAAACTCGTTATCCTGAGGTGTCTTCCAGTACCCTGGCACGTGATCTGAACAATCAAAACTTTACAGTCATTCGTAAAGGAACCAACTTATTAGATTCAACTAGAACCATTGACGTTACTTATCGAGGAACGGATCCACAAGCCGTTCAGTTCATCTTAGACAAACTGGCTGAAGGATATTTGCGGTTTAGTCTTGAGGATCGAAAAACTCGAATTGGTGGTGGTGTTGAGTTTATTGAAGACCAGCTACCAGCGCTGCAACAGCGAGTTAACAATTTAGAGTCACAAATCCAGGCAATCCGGCAGCGGTATCGTTTCAATGATCCTAACCTTGAGAATCAGGAAGTGGCTGACCAACTCCGGGAAGTACAGGAAAAAAGACTGGATGCTGAGACCTTACTAAGAGAACAGACGACGCTATACGGCAACCTGCAAAATCAACTGCGATTAACCCCCGAACAAGGTCTGGCTGCAAGCGCACTTAGCCAAAACCCTCGTTACCAAGATTTATTAGCGCAGCTAAAACGGGTTGAAAGCCAAATTGCTGTGAGTCTTGCGCGTTTTAACGAAGAAAGTCCAATTGTTCAACGGTTGCGTGAACAGGAAAGAAATCTCAATCGTTTGATTTTGAAGGAAACAAATCAAATTTTAGGGCAAAGCTCGCCGGGTGTACCTGGAAGCAGCCAGGTCGTTTCTTTCCAGGATGCCCTGCGGGTAAGTCTAATTGGGCAACTTGTAACCTCATCAAACCAAGCCAAAGCGTTGCAGGCAAGAATTAGCCAAATTGTGGCAAAGGAAAATGAATTGAATCGGCGTTTAACAGAACTACCTGCGCTTACGCGCCAGTACAACACCTTACAACAACAACTTGATATTGCAACCAAAACTTTAAACCAGTTCCTTTTGCAACGGGAGACGTTACGGGTGGAGGCCGCCCAGAAGGAGGTTCCTTGGGAAATTATTTCTAAACCCAAGTTAGCCACCAATATTCTCACGGGTGCCCCGATCGCGAGAAGAAGTAAGAAAGCCTTGCAAATGGTGATTGCTGGATTTGGTGCAGGTTTAATGCTCGGTGTTTTGGCTGCATTGCTCAGAGAACGGGTAAGAAATGTTTTTGTGACTGCAAATGACTTGCAAGATGCTGTATCTCTACCTTTTCTGGGCGTAATTCCTTCTGCTAGCAATCGAGTGAGTGGTTACTCGAATGGTAAAGGGATTCGAGTAGCTGATCCATTTATAGGTGCTTTCAGTTCGCTTTACGCGAATCTACGGTTTCTGAATCCGAGTTCCTCCATTCGCTCTCTTGCGATTGGTTCAGTTGAACCAGGGGATGGAAAAACAACAGTTGCTCTCAACCTGGCTCAAATGGCAGCATCAATGGGGCAGCGAGTCTTATTGGTTGATGCTAATTTTTATGCTCCGCAAATTCACACCTTGTTAGACCTATCAAATCAACGAGGGTTAACTGATATTCTTCGGCAAAAAGTTGATTTAGAAGATGTCCTTCAGAGATCTTCTTTAGATGGCAACCTCTCTGTGCTAGTAGCCGGACCAGTTCAGCCAGATGCAACTAAGCTGTTTGCATCTAATGAGATGCGCAGTTTGGCAGGGCAGATCCAAGAGATGTTTGATCTGGTCATTTACGATACTCCAGCACTTGATGGCTTGACCGATGTCAATTTCTTGACCGCCCAAACTGACGGGATGGTGATGGTGGTTGGTGTGAACAAAACCAAGCGTTCCAAATTTAATCAAATATTGGAAGGTCTGAAGAAGTATCGCTTACCGGTCGCTGGAATAGTCGCCAACCATACTGTTCGAGGACAGGCTTACTACCCGATCTCACCTCAGGAGAGTTTACCAGATGGGATGCCTTCTGCCTTCTTAGGCAAGCTCAAGGAACCGAGCGATGCTGCTGTTCGGTCAGCTTCAATTGTTGAGAACTTTCAGGACGGTTGA
- a CDS encoding periplasmic protein involved in polysaccharide export (IMG reference gene:2510094152~PFAM: Polysaccharide biosynthesis/export protein; SLBB domain), whose amino-acid sequence MIRKTPKSAAGLALILVVSANSSLPVFAQQIPAQLPVQAPFPPSNQAPAYSPPAISQPGTLEGEAYTLGAGDIVRVDIFDIAPELALEQRYTILTDGTVNLPWVGSVPVAGLSLRQAADVLSQRFSRFIRNPVVTVSLLAPRPLKVGVIGEVNRPGSYIISVISNEVTQTSLNQRTASEGGNQWPRVSQAIQTAGGITGLANLREVKIRRPKVSGGEELIAIDLWRFLKEGDLNQDILLRDGDTIIISKATIQDSEEATQIATSNFSPATISVSVVGEVGNPGTLQVKPTTTLNQAIMAAGGFRGGRASRKNVDLIRLNPNGTVTRRRMSIDLDQNMNEDRNPRLFNNDIVVVNRTFIAGVNDFLINAIGVPLTIFSGISGFRGLVRPNN is encoded by the coding sequence ATGATTAGGAAAACCCCCAAATCAGCCGCAGGTCTGGCGTTAATCCTGGTTGTTAGCGCAAACTCTTCGCTACCTGTCTTTGCCCAACAGATACCTGCGCAGCTACCTGTTCAGGCTCCTTTTCCTCCATCGAATCAGGCACCTGCTTACTCCCCCCCTGCAATCAGCCAACCTGGAACTCTAGAAGGAGAAGCTTACACCTTGGGGGCTGGTGATATTGTTCGGGTTGATATTTTTGATATTGCGCCAGAGCTTGCTTTAGAGCAGCGCTACACAATTTTGACCGACGGAACAGTCAACCTTCCCTGGGTTGGAAGTGTGCCAGTTGCTGGATTGTCTTTGAGGCAGGCGGCAGATGTTTTATCTCAACGGTTCAGCCGCTTCATCCGAAATCCCGTTGTAACTGTTAGCTTGCTTGCTCCTAGACCGCTGAAGGTTGGGGTGATTGGAGAAGTCAATCGTCCAGGCTCTTATATCATTAGTGTCATCAGTAACGAAGTCACTCAAACAAGTCTCAACCAACGAACTGCGTCTGAAGGAGGGAATCAATGGCCCCGTGTGAGTCAGGCGATTCAAACAGCGGGTGGGATTACTGGACTCGCAAATTTACGGGAAGTGAAAATTCGTCGTCCTAAAGTGAGCGGTGGAGAAGAGCTGATTGCGATCGATCTCTGGCGTTTTTTGAAAGAAGGAGACCTTAATCAAGATATTCTGCTACGAGATGGGGATACAATTATTATCTCAAAAGCAACAATTCAGGATTCAGAAGAAGCGACTCAGATTGCAACCAGCAACTTTTCACCAGCCACAATCAGTGTAAGTGTTGTAGGGGAAGTTGGGAATCCTGGAACTTTACAAGTTAAGCCGACTACTACACTAAACCAGGCTATTATGGCAGCGGGTGGGTTTAGAGGTGGCAGAGCCAGCCGTAAGAATGTTGACCTGATTCGGTTGAATCCAAATGGAACTGTTACAAGGCGTCGCATGTCAATTGATCTGGATCAAAATATGAACGAGGATCGAAACCCTCGTCTTTTCAACAATGACATTGTGGTTGTAAACAGAACGTTCATTGCAGGTGTCAATGACTTCCTGATTAACGCGATCGGCGTTCCTCTAACGATTTTTAGTGGTATTTCAGGCTTCAGAGGATTGGTTCGTCCAAACAATTAG
- a CDS encoding hypothetical protein (IMG reference gene:2510094151) has translation MTSKPAALNKSIARVEVDRKKVMASPRHPFQEWFDEI, from the coding sequence ATGACCAGCAAACCTGCGGCACTGAACAAATCCATCGCAAGAGTAGAAGTTGATCGCAAGAAAGTAATGGCATCCCCGCGACATCCTTTTCAAGAATGGTTTGATGAGATTTGA
- a CDS encoding putative dehydrogenase (IMG reference gene:2510094157~PFAM: Oxidoreductase family, NAD-binding Rossmann fold) has translation MLMATVSNLMQKTRIAIVGCGFVADYYVKTLPGHPQLELVGVMDRIQERADKFSAYHSVPAYKSFDELLKDDRVDIVLNLTNPRSHYEVSKACLLAGKHVYSEKPLAMDFFEAEELVKLAEARGLQISSAPCSLLGETAQTLWKALRENQVGKVRVVYAEMDDGLVHKMPYKQWVSESGTPWPYKDEFEVGCTLEHAGYYVAWLVAFFGPATSVTAFSSCLIPDKETDVPLDVNAPDFSVACIQFASGVVARLTCGIIAPHDHTLRIVGDDGMLCTHDSWYYKSPVFIKRMMRIRRKTFMSPFGKKYPLVKSNYPSKFKYKGSQQMDFSRGVAEMAQAIAENRSCRLSAQYSLHVNEIVLAIQNALEHSCTYKVKSTFDPIEPMPWAK, from the coding sequence ATGCTAATGGCTACAGTGAGTAATCTGATGCAAAAGACTCGTATTGCGATCGTGGGATGTGGCTTTGTCGCTGACTACTACGTCAAAACCTTACCCGGTCATCCCCAGCTAGAACTGGTTGGCGTTATGGATCGTATTCAGGAACGAGCTGACAAGTTCTCTGCGTATCACTCGGTTCCTGCTTACAAATCGTTTGACGAGTTATTGAAAGATGATCGCGTCGATATTGTCTTAAACCTTACCAATCCCCGAAGCCACTACGAAGTATCGAAAGCCTGTTTGTTGGCAGGTAAACACGTTTATTCAGAAAAGCCACTTGCAATGGACTTCTTCGAAGCAGAAGAATTGGTCAAGCTGGCAGAAGCACGAGGATTACAAATTTCGTCGGCACCCTGTAGCTTACTAGGAGAAACGGCTCAAACCTTGTGGAAGGCTCTGCGCGAGAATCAAGTTGGCAAAGTACGAGTTGTTTACGCTGAGATGGATGACGGTCTGGTGCACAAAATGCCCTACAAACAGTGGGTAAGTGAATCAGGCACGCCCTGGCCTTATAAAGATGAATTTGAAGTGGGTTGCACTCTAGAACATGCAGGTTATTACGTTGCCTGGTTAGTGGCCTTTTTTGGACCTGCAACCAGTGTTACAGCGTTTTCATCCTGCTTGATTCCAGATAAAGAAACTGATGTGCCGCTGGATGTGAATGCTCCCGATTTTTCCGTGGCATGTATTCAGTTTGCCTCTGGGGTTGTAGCTCGGCTTACTTGTGGCATTATTGCACCACATGATCACACCCTGCGCATTGTTGGCGACGACGGCATGTTGTGTACGCATGACAGTTGGTATTACAAATCGCCTGTATTCATCAAACGTATGATGCGAATTCGGCGAAAAACGTTCATGAGTCCGTTTGGGAAGAAGTATCCATTAGTGAAGAGTAACTATCCCTCCAAGTTTAAGTACAAAGGGTCGCAGCAGATGGACTTCAGCCGGGGTGTAGCTGAGATGGCACAGGCGATCGCAGAAAATCGTTCCTGTCGGCTCTCGGCTCAATACTCCCTGCATGTGAATGAAATTGTTTTAGCCATTCAAAATGCTTTGGAACATAGTTGCACCTACAAAGTGAAATCAACCTTTGACCCAATTGAGCCAATGCCCTGGGCAAAATAG
- a CDS encoding glycosyl transferase (IMG reference gene:2510094154~PFAM: Glycosyl transferase family 2), whose product MATNGVLIAIAVLLLVPISMLFIECVAALFPSRSYFKLIDHRPSIAVLIPAHNEEVGIGSTVVPLLDQLTARDRLIVVADNCSDHTASIARELGATVIERQDAEHRGKGYALDFGVRFMAADPPDVVVIVDADCRVTPGSIERLAQLAAAHNCPVQATYLFEQSANPSAKNAVSTLAIIVKNWVRLAGLNNLGMPCLLTGTGMAMPWDIIQNAPLASGNIVEDMNLGIDLAIAGHSPIFCPEARVTSVLPQKDQAAKSQRTRWEHGHLQTIKTQVPRLLKVSLQTMRLDLLVLAWDLSIPPLSLLVMLWLAATVASLLSLWLGASQIPAMLLGVSGGLLISAILLAWAKYARAYLPAKTLIAIPLYLLWKIPVYFAFLFKPQKAWVRTERDVPSNLP is encoded by the coding sequence ATGGCAACAAACGGCGTTCTAATCGCGATCGCTGTGCTGCTGCTGGTTCCAATCTCCATGCTCTTCATTGAGTGCGTAGCTGCGCTGTTCCCAAGCCGTTCGTATTTCAAACTGATTGACCATCGCCCAAGCATTGCGGTTCTGATTCCAGCCCATAATGAAGAGGTTGGGATTGGCTCAACAGTAGTTCCACTGCTCGACCAATTAACCGCTCGTGATCGCCTGATCGTGGTTGCCGATAACTGTAGCGACCATACAGCATCCATTGCTCGCGAATTAGGCGCAACCGTGATTGAACGTCAAGATGCTGAACATCGAGGCAAAGGGTATGCTCTGGATTTTGGAGTGCGCTTTATGGCAGCCGATCCACCAGATGTAGTGGTGATTGTTGATGCAGATTGTAGAGTAACACCTGGCAGCATTGAACGCCTTGCCCAACTGGCTGCTGCTCATAACTGCCCTGTTCAGGCAACGTATTTATTTGAACAGTCTGCCAATCCATCGGCCAAAAATGCGGTTTCAACACTGGCGATTATTGTGAAAAACTGGGTGCGCCTTGCCGGATTGAACAATTTGGGAATGCCCTGTTTATTGACTGGAACCGGAATGGCAATGCCATGGGACATTATCCAAAACGCACCCTTGGCAAGTGGCAACATCGTTGAAGATATGAATCTGGGCATAGATCTGGCGATCGCTGGGCATAGTCCCATCTTCTGCCCTGAAGCACGAGTCACCAGTGTACTCCCCCAAAAAGACCAGGCAGCTAAGAGCCAACGAACCCGCTGGGAGCATGGTCACCTACAAACCATCAAAACTCAAGTCCCTCGTTTGCTGAAAGTGTCCTTACAAACCATGCGACTTGATTTGTTGGTGCTTGCATGGGATCTGTCAATTCCGCCTTTGTCCCTGCTCGTCATGCTCTGGTTAGCGGCGACAGTAGCCTCGCTATTGAGTCTCTGGCTGGGGGCTTCTCAGATTCCAGCAATGCTGCTGGGAGTGAGCGGAGGTTTGCTCATCAGTGCAATTCTGCTTGCCTGGGCTAAATATGCCCGTGCCTATTTGCCTGCTAAAACCCTGATAGCGATTCCGTTATACCTCTTGTGGAAGATTCCGGTTTATTTTGCCTTTTTATTCAAACCACAGAAAGCCTGGGTGCGTACAGAGCGGGACGTTCCCTCAAACTTGCCTTGA
- a CDS encoding putative dehydrogenase (IMG reference gene:2510094156~PFAM: Oxidoreductase family, NAD-binding Rossmann fold; Oxidoreductase family, C-terminal alpha/beta domain), producing the protein MPKTIRWGILGTGYIAGEFAKGLQFVPNTQLVAVGSRNLSSAQAFARQFNVPQAFGSYEEVAQSDVDVMYVATPAGRHRDDCILCLNANKAVLCEKPFTVNAQEAQEVIELARSKQLFCMEAMWMRFMPLIQQVQRAIAQGAIGNVCMFTADFSVPTEFNPKNRYYDPELGGGVLLDRGIYALSLAFQLLGQPAQIVSQATVGATGVDEQAAMILSYPTGQLAILSASFRTYSPNEALIMGDRGRIRIHEPFYRPHKLSTVTKFPLVTSSKAPSSSGFKQKLTAAIKQNSLVQRLYYQLEPMLKSAKSNLQLLDGNGYNYEAAEVVRCLQAGELESKIMPLDETLQIMQAMDTMRQQWGVKYPQD; encoded by the coding sequence ATGCCAAAAACAATTCGCTGGGGCATTTTAGGAACCGGCTATATTGCTGGAGAATTTGCCAAAGGGCTGCAGTTCGTTCCTAATACTCAACTGGTTGCCGTTGGTTCTCGCAACCTTAGTTCGGCTCAAGCTTTTGCGCGTCAGTTCAATGTTCCACAAGCATTTGGTAGCTACGAGGAAGTTGCCCAGAGTGATGTGGATGTGATGTACGTTGCAACTCCAGCGGGACGGCATCGAGATGACTGCATCCTTTGCTTGAATGCCAACAAAGCGGTTTTGTGTGAAAAGCCGTTTACCGTCAATGCGCAGGAAGCGCAGGAAGTGATTGAACTGGCGCGAAGTAAGCAGTTGTTTTGCATGGAGGCAATGTGGATGCGCTTCATGCCCTTGATTCAGCAGGTTCAGCGGGCGATCGCGCAGGGAGCGATCGGCAATGTTTGTATGTTCACTGCCGACTTCAGTGTTCCGACTGAATTTAATCCCAAAAATCGATATTACGATCCTGAATTAGGCGGTGGTGTACTCCTTGATCGCGGCATATACGCTTTGTCCCTTGCGTTTCAACTGCTGGGACAACCCGCTCAAATCGTGAGCCAAGCTACTGTTGGTGCCACTGGGGTGGATGAGCAAGCTGCCATGATTTTGAGCTATCCAACTGGGCAACTTGCTATTCTCTCTGCTAGCTTCCGCACCTACTCACCCAACGAAGCCTTGATTATGGGCGATCGCGGCAGAATTCGCATTCATGAACCTTTCTACCGTCCGCACAAATTATCCACTGTTACCAAATTTCCCCTGGTTACCTCGTCTAAAGCCCCATCTTCATCTGGATTCAAACAAAAGCTTACGGCTGCTATCAAGCAAAACTCACTAGTTCAGCGGCTGTATTACCAATTAGAGCCAATGCTAAAGTCTGCTAAAAGCAATCTTCAATTGCTAGATGGTAATGGCTACAACTACGAAGCTGCAGAAGTCGTTCGGTGTTTGCAAGCGGGTGAATTAGAGAGTAAAATCATGCCACTCGACGAAACTCTACAAATTATGCAGGCAATGGATACTATGCGCCAACAATGGGGCGTGAAATATCCGCAAGACTAA